GCAGGACCTCTTCGACGGCGGCCTCGCCATCAAGCGGAACCTGCGCCGCATCGAGACGCTGGGCAAGCCGGTCGTCGCCGCCCTCAACGGCGCCGCGCTCGGCGGCGGCTACGAACTCGCCCTCGCCTGCCACCACCGCGTCGCCCTCGACACCCCCGGCACCCGGATCGGCTGCCCCGAGGTCACCCTCGGCCTCCTTCCCGGCGGCGGCGGAGTCGTCCGCAGCGTCCGGCTGCTCGGCATCACCGACGCCCTGCTCAAGGTGCTGCTCCAGGGCACCCAGTACAACGCCCGCCGCGCCCAGGAGAACGGCCTGGTCGACGAGGTGGCCGACACCCCCGGGGAACTGCTGGCCAAGGCCCGCGCCTTCATCGACGCGCACCCCGAGTCGCAGCAGCCCTGGGACCGGCCCGGCTACCGCATCCCGGGCGGCACCCCCGCGAACCCGAAGTTCGCCGCCAACCTGCCCGCCTTCCCGGCCAACCTGCGCAAGCAGACGGCCGGCGCGCCCTACCCGGCGCCGCGCAACATCATGGCCGCCGCCGTCGAGGGCGCCCAGGTCGACTTCGAGACCGCCCAGGTCATCGAGGCCCGCTACTTCGTGGAGCTGGCCGCCGGGCAGACCGCGAAGAACATGATCCAGGCGTTCTTCTTCGACCTCCAGGCCGTCAACTCCGGCGCCAACCGCCCCCAGGGCATCGAGCCCCGCCCGGTGCGCAGGGTCGCCGTGCTCGGCGCCGGGATGATGGGCGCGGGCATCGCCTACTCGTGCGCCCGCGCGGGCATCGAGGTCGTCCTCAAGGACGTCTCCCTGGAGTCCGCCGTCAAGGGCAAGGGCTACTCCGAGAAGCTGTGCGCCAAGGCCGTCTCCCGGGGCCGTACCAGCCAGGAGAAGGCGGACGCGCTGCTCGCCCGGATCACCCCCACCGCCGAGGCGGCCGACCTCGCGGGCTGCGACGCGGTGATCGAGGCCGTCTTCGAGGACCCGGCCCTCAAGCACAAGGTGTTCCAGGAGATCGAGCACGTCGTCGCGCCGGACGCGCTGCTGTGCTCCAACACCTCCACGCTGCCCATCACCGCGCTCGCCGAGGGCGTGGAGCGCCAGGGCGACTTCATCGGGCTGCACTTCTTCTCCCCGGTCGACAAGATGCCCCTGGTCGAGATCATCCGGGGCGAGCGCACCGGCGACGAGGCGCTGGCCCGCGC
The sequence above is drawn from the Streptomyces sp. SAT1 genome and encodes:
- a CDS encoding 3-hydroxyacyl-CoA dehydrogenase NAD-binding domain-containing protein; this encodes MTESTTIRWEQDDTGVVTLVLDDPNQSANTMNQAFRDSLAAITDRLEAEKDSVRGVILTSAKKTFFAGGDLRDLIRVTPDTAQDLFDGGLAIKRNLRRIETLGKPVVAALNGAALGGGYELALACHHRVALDTPGTRIGCPEVTLGLLPGGGGVVRSVRLLGITDALLKVLLQGTQYNARRAQENGLVDEVADTPGELLAKARAFIDAHPESQQPWDRPGYRIPGGTPANPKFAANLPAFPANLRKQTAGAPYPAPRNIMAAAVEGAQVDFETAQVIEARYFVELAAGQTAKNMIQAFFFDLQAVNSGANRPQGIEPRPVRRVAVLGAGMMGAGIAYSCARAGIEVVLKDVSLESAVKGKGYSEKLCAKAVSRGRTSQEKADALLARITPTAEAADLAGCDAVIEAVFEDPALKHKVFQEIEHVVAPDALLCSNTSTLPITALAEGVERQGDFIGLHFFSPVDKMPLVEIIRGERTGDEALARAFDLVRQIKKTPIVVNDSRGFFTSRVIGHFINEGVAMVGEGIEPASVEQAAAQAGYPAKVLSLMDELTLTLPRKIREESKRAVEEAGGTWPTHPAEAVIDRMVDEFGRTGRSGGAGFYAYGEDGRRAGLWPGLREHFTKPGYEIPFRDMQERMLFAEALDTVKLLEEGVLTSVADANIGSVFGIGFPGWTGGVLQYVNGYEGGLPGFVARARELAGRYGERFTPPALLVAKAERGETFTDAR